cattggacttgcaaactttatatgccccagtacaggggaacgccagggccaaaagtgggagtgggtggggagggaagtggaggggaggggtatgggggacttttgggatagcattgtaaatgtaaatgaggaaaattcctaattaaaatattataaaaaaaagaaaaaagaaaaaaaaagataccagtTGTTCCAAGATTCCCCAAACAGTTAAATCTTACAGGCCAGTTCACTCAGTGATGGGAACAAATGTTGGTCCCACATGAGAATCATTACTCCACTGATGGAATCAAGGTCATCTCCAACCTTAAGTGTCTGAACAGGGCCCAGTGCAAACTAAAGTGACTTTGCAAGCAATAATGATTTCTGCTTTGCCAACAGAACCTCTAAGTAGAAACAACCTAAATAATAAAATGCACGAACAAGCTTGATTGAGATTGCTTGACTATAGTTCTTGTACCAGGCCTTTCTTCTCCTGTATAAGGGTGAAACTCTTGTTAGTCAGTAGTACAAGGTCTACTATCTTCCCAGTGTGGTCACACTGGAAATTTCCTTTCTTGCATCATTACCACTTGTGACAGGTGTTGGAATTTGGCCTAGAGGAGACTCAGGAACTCTGATAAGAAGCAGACATAGACATATAGTAATTTTTGATTAAACGCTATCGTCAAAAAGTTTAAAAACCCAATAGCTACAAGAAACTGGAGATACTATGCAAATGTTATCCAGTTCTCCCATCCTAGTTTGTACTAACAGAGTAATAgtttctataaaacaaaacaaacagttaCATGACACCCTCTTTCCCTTAGAAGTGCTTTAAAAATAACAGTAGTAATCGATCTTAAAAGATCTTGCAGGAAGTcattgatagaaaaaaaattaaaacaaaaaacagttttaaaaaagatatttttaaacttCAAAATCTGTAatagttatttaattttttaggtGTTAAGCAGGGGGAAAATCCCtagcaacttttaaaaaaagtatgttgttaaataatgtttattaataactattatacataataatagtgATATCTTCTTTTAAACCCTAGGCTTCATTCATGGTAAGTAAGCATTCTAACATTGGGCTATATGGTCAGCCCTACTGTATTGGTTTTAAAGACAActgatgtttcttttatttaaacaGGTCTTGCTATGACTTTATTTACAGAAAACAGTAATTAGCAACAGGAAGATAAATATATGTAAGTGGAGTGCATGTGCTAACCATCTTAAAAAAAGTTTGCCACTAATTCATTTTGATACATGTTAATTTTGCTGATTTTTATGGTATTCATACCATGCTAAATCCTGAGATTGATGGAAAAGTGTGACAGTTCTCAGTGTAGGCTGTCTATCTGAGGCATTCTGACATCCAAGCCTTTTCCCAGAATTCCCTAAATCCTGGTGGCATGCCTAACCATCTGGTTTTACAACCGCCCTTTGTGACTCCAAGTGCAATAAAAGTTAAGAACCACTGTACTGAGACAAGATTCCAAGGACACTCCATTTCTACTTGAGTCAAAATCCAGCCAGTTCAACAGGAACACAGAAAGAAGGGAACATACAGAAAATGTCAAGTTCCCAAATTGCCTTAGCAACTTGTGAGGGGCCGTCTGTGGCAAGGTAAGACTTCCTCATGATAAACCATGAGACACAAGTTAGAGCCCAGAAGACAACTCCTGCCACAAATGCAGAGTAGTGCAGACATAACTAAATATTAGTACACACGCAGATTTCTTGAGAAATCTGGTCAACTTTAAGAGTTCTTTGCATCAACAGCATGACTTGGCTGCCAGAAAATAAACTTGGTCCAATGCTATGTCAACAAATGCTTGCTTTCTAGACAAGGAAGACCCCTCCTTTTCTGCATGCTTCGTTGGGGTATTTTAAGTATGGAGCCATGTTCTGAACGGCGTACTTTATGAAGATAAACTTAGCATGATGGATGAGGATAATTGGAACTGTCGGGTTAAACTAAAAAGGAATCTTTCACTGGTAGGAAAAGTAGCCCTGGGAGAACGTGACAGATATTTCCAAATATCTGAGGGGCTAACATGTGGAATTTACATTAGACGAAGTACGCAAAATACCAAAGTCAAAAGCAATGGGTAGTTGGAAGATTCAATGATGTCAGTCTTCAATAAAGGGAAGCACAGTCAGGGCAAGGGGCATTCACTGTTTGTAGAGGTATTTAAGCACTCACGGAAATGTTGGGCAAGGAGACCTCCAGATCATATTATTTGAATTACAAGGAAACGTCTTTCCTCCAACGACAATTTTGTGGCTTTTTAACATTAGTGCACTTAGTATAGTTTTTGAATAGGCAAGACCTTTCATGTCTCTATGCTGTTGATGCAGCTTAAGTGGAACTTCTGCCATCTGCCCACCTGCCCAGGAAAGCAGATGCCATCACCAGGAAGACAGCAGAGTTCCTAGGTGCTTTTCCAGAGAATAAATGCATCACTGCTGTTTGCTCTTTCAGCATATAAATTGTCccatttcattctctttctcttgcaAATGGAAGGTGTGTCTTGCAGATACAGTTTGGGTGTGTCTCTATCAATGTTCTTTAAGATTCTGGACCATCTGTCCTTCAGATGGAACTTTAGGTCTTCCGGAAGATCACTAAGATCTTAGCATGAATGACTTGCCCTGTATTCTGAGATGTCCCTCTTTGCATTCTTGCTTCAAGTAAACCAGAAAACAGTGGAGGTGGTGGTGCTGGGAAGGGCACTATGGCCCCATAGGTCTCTGCTATAATGTTGATCTTTTTCTCTGAAGTGTTTTAGAAGTCTCAGGCTGGTCCCAAACTTCTCAGGATAAAGAATGTCTGGAGAAGGATTTTACCACAAGGGGTTGCCAGGGCCAAAGCGTGCGTCTCCTACCCACTGTacctgctcccccctccccatctttcTAGCAGCTGAGCTCAGTCATGTGGCCCCTAAAACTGGTCCTGCAGAGAGAGTCAAGCCCCCAGACCTGACTTGagcccctgcctccccaccccgaCACCCCAGCAGAGCCCAGAGAGAagggcagagaaagggaaagcGAGGAGAGTGGATGGAGGTGGGGCTGGAGGAAAGCGTGGGGCTGGAGGGAGCAAGCTTcctagggaaagagaggggagggctgACTGGGCTCGGCACGCTCCCTCCCTCTTGCCGCTTTCTCTCACATAAGCGCAGGCAGAGGGCGCATCAGTCATGCCCTGCCCCTGCgcccgctgccgccgccgccaccgccaccgctcGGCCCCGCGCGCGCAGGAGGCTCGAGCGCCCGGGAGCTCGCGGGCCTCGCCGCCGCCGGGCGCCCCGCCGCCCTCCTCCCGCCCCCCGGCTCCGCCGCCACCACCGCCTTCTCCCGCGGCTCCCGCGGCCCGGCTCCTTTCACTTCGGgcgaggggagggaggaggggggacgaG
The Mus musculus strain C57BL/6J chromosome 8, GRCm38.p6 C57BL/6J genome window above contains:
- the Gm33153 gene encoding uncharacterized protein Gm33153, with product MDREQGGRSVGWRRLGREAEVLSWSLSRGFLPGTPLGERLPGLGGSQLLPSALAALTGERLPGVRYEPHRKPDIRTALGGGPRGEARAPAPPIAVLFLVFCKEEGVGWLSPVTPRCSTRPEEPSGPSSPLLPPLARSERSRAAGAAGEGGGGGGAGGREEGGGAPGGGEARELPGARASCARGAERWRWRRRQRAQGQGMTDAPSACAYVRESGKREGACRAQSALPSLSLGSLLPPAPRFPPAPPPSTLLAFPFSALLSGLCWGVGVGRQGLKSGLGA